The following are encoded together in the Hippoglossus stenolepis isolate QCI-W04-F060 chromosome 12, HSTE1.2, whole genome shotgun sequence genome:
- the LOC118118904 gene encoding girdin-like isoform X3 produces MESEVFSPLLEQFMLTPLVCWVKTVGQPSMTDGTKLSEYVELVDGIYLNEIMLEINPKATVQRTNKKVNNDPTLRIQNLSILIRQIKAYYQEILQQLVMMPLPNVLVLGRNPLSEQGLEEMKKLLLLLLGCAVQCEKKEEYIERIQILDFHSKAAIASHIQEVTHNQENVVDLQWLESGEMPPEDLDSLSRNLAFHLKHLVDERDTQLETIVELTQERDCVQLSPLAPCSTQSPGDSPSMRRTESRQHLSVELADAKAKIRRLRQELEEKSEQLLDTRQELENTEVEFKRLQQESYQLLSDARSARAYRDELDALREKAIRVDKLESELGRYKERLHDIEFYKARVEELKEDNQVLLETKSMLEEQLDASRTRSDKLHLLEKENLQLKSKIHDLDLERDCERKRMEELLEENLVLEMAQKQSMDESLHLGWELEQLSKTPELTEAPQKSLGEEVNELTSSRLLKLEKDNQTLLKTVEELRGAASQDTVKKLAKVGQENQKLNQKLEQLQTELTADRDSLRSAESLSTDLMKEKALLEKTLETLRENSERQLKGLEQENKHLSQTVSSLRQRCQVGAEARVKDVEKENRILHESICETTASINKMEFERKQLRKELEVMKEKGERAEELEIQMQKMQRDNEILQKKLASLSITCEKVSSLEKENSELEADGRRLKKKLDALKNMAFQLEALEKENSQLEEENLQVRRSAESLRSAGAKAAQLEAENRELESERSQMKRSMELLKASSKKTERLEVSYQGLDTENQRLQKALENSSKKIQQLEVELQEVETENQTLQRNLEELKISSKRLEQLEQENKTLEQESSQLEKDKKMLEKENKRLRQQAEIRDSKLDDGNQRISSLEKENRTMGKEMIFFRDSCTRVKDLERENKELVKHCTIDKRMLVALREELVSEKLRTQQMNNDLEKLTHELEKIGLNKERLLHDENSSDRFRLLETKLESSLKSSLEIKEEKIAALEARLQESSNLNQQLRQELKTVKKNYEALRQREEEERMVQSSPPRGGEEPQSFSKWEKESHETTRELLKVKDRLIEVERNNATLQAEKAALRSQLKQLETQSSNLQAQIVALHRQTASLQENNTTLQTQNAKLQVENSTLNSRSGALMAQNAQLQTQQSSVEGEREGALREKEELRSTYELLLRDHEKLAALHERQAVEYEALIGKHGGLKTSHKSLEQQHRDLEDRYKQLLQRKGELEELEKTLKEQQEKMALENQTHKDTADQCKLLKEEHDRLNSTHRQLVRDNENLQLDHKNTKTQLNSAKLDQTKLEAEFSKLKEQFQQLDITSTKLTNQCELLSQLKGNLEEENRHLLDQIQTLMLQNRTLLEQTMESKDLFHVEQRQYIDKLNELRRQKEKLEEKIMDQYKFYDPSPPRRRGNWITLKMRKLIKPKSRERMRSLTLTPSRSEYGDGFLSFPPDSQDSSSIGSGSNSLDDTLTQKRSSTIRRLPFMRNRSKDKDKAKAIYRRSMSMNDLLQTMAVAGGPGAQWAGSIENLEGAEAGEGGMTGNSRRGGQRMKELAFSTNAIDCAALTLPSAGRSRAKHRLQVKAGNVSCEDVASDDPKSQATARPSSLHSNRTTSSNSNNNSHLTSPLEGKGTLNGSLSRPHSESSGEFSLSLDQEVWSSSGSSPVQQPTSSRSSHQSPLQLRRSLDPAGAAGSPGQTQIRKTGSPTNEVLSLQQFLDEGIDPAESGSQENLTVDSPRLSTSSEHVQKERTTTTKGRGILRSASGRAAPVSSERPPRSTGQPGRPTLRKAESTRVRGSVPMRSSLSSQGKATSVSERLDSTSSTLPRASSVISTAEGSTRRTSIHDLLLKDNRQPVSVDVSPPIASTKAGVRSKPTASEYPPDSSNLKGPLITTAPLPKSLSLPCHSLEDPDLSTLESFLGPSFTVESVFMDSIFSESGGKNLPFLSLNPTLVSNISGPPVTNKPPPAAPVPNHDSTQNQTPPCQSNGQTRSDPASPEACNEGVDPSQENNSDQSLNPEDNQSLWYEYGCV; encoded by the exons aacAAGGtctggaggagatgaagaaactgttgctgctgctgctcggctgtGCTGTTCAG tgtgagaagaaggaggagtacATTGAGCGAATCCAGATTCTGGACTTTCACAGCAAAGCTGCCATAGCGTCCCACATCCAAGAG GTGACTCATAACCAGGAGAATGTGGTGGACCTACAGTGGTTGGAAAGTGGGGAGATGCCTCCTGAGGATTTAGACAGTTTGTCCAGAAACCTGGCTTTCCACCTCAAACACCTGGTGGACGAAAGGGACACACAGCTGGAg ACCATAGTGGAGTTGACCCAGGAGAGAGACTGTGTGCAGTTGTCTCCGCTGGCTCCCTGTTCAACCCAGTCCCCCGGCGACTCCCCCAGCATGAGGAGGACCGAGAGCCGACAGCATCTCTCCGTGGAGCTGGCCGATGCCAAGGCCAAGATCAGACGCCTTCGACAGGAACT agaggagaagagcgaGCAGCTTCTGGACACCAGGCAGGAGCTGGAGAACACGGAGGTGGAGTTCAAGAGGCTTCAGCAAGAG AGCTACCAGCTGCTGTCTGACGCCCGGTCGGCTCGGGCCTACCGCGACGAGCTGGATGCGCTCAGAGAGAAAGCGATCCGCGTGGACAAGCTGGAGAGCGAGCTGGGCCGATACAAGGAGAGACTTCACGACATCGAGTTTTACAAAGCCAGAGTcgag gagctgaaggaggacaACCAGGTGCTGCTGGAGACGAAGTCCATGCTGGAGGAACAGCTGGACGCCAGCAGGACGCGCTCTGACAAGCTGCACCTCCTGGAGAAAGAGAATCTGCAGCTCAAGTCCAAGATCCACGACCTAGATTTG GAGCGGGACTGTGAGCGTAAGCGtatggaggagctgctggaggagaaccTTGTGCTTGAGATGGCCCAGAAACAGAGCATGGATGAGTCCCTGCACCTCGGCTGGGAGCTGGAGCAACTCTCCAAAACACCAGAGCTGACTGAAG CCCCTCAGAAGTCTCTGGGCGAGGAGGTGAACGAGTTGACCTCGAGCCGCCTGCTGAAGCTGGAGAAAGACAACCAGACGCTGCTGAAGACCGTGGAGGAGCTCAGAGGAGCAGCCAGTCAGGACACCGTGAAAAAACTGGCGAAAGTCGGCCAAGAAAACCAGAAACTGAACCAAAAA ttggagcagctgcagactgaGCTGACTGCAGACAGAGACTCTCTTCGCAGCGCCGAGTCGCTGAGCACCGACCTGATGAAGGAGAAGGCTTTACTGGAGAAGACTCTGGAAACACTCCGGGAAAACTCTGAgagacag CTGAAGGGTCTGGAGCAGGAGAACAAGCACCTGAGCCAGACGGTGTCGTCTCTGCGTCAGCGCTGCCAGGTCGGCGCCGAGGCCCGGGTCAAGGATGTGGAGAAAGAGAACCGCATTCTCCACGAGTCCATCTGCGAGACAACCGCATCAATCAATAAGATGGAGTTTGAGAGAAAACAACTAC GTAAGGAGCTTGAGGTGATGAAGGAGAAAggtgagagagcagaggagctggagattCAGATGCAGAAGATGCAAAGAGACAACGAGATCCTGCAGAAGAAACTCGCCAGTCTCTCGATTACCTGTGAAAAG GTGTCCTCTCTGGAGAAGGAGAATTCAGAGCTGGAGGCAGATGGCCGTCGtctgaagaagaagctggaCGCTCTGAAGAACATGGCCTTCCAGCTGGAGGCCCTGGAGAAGGAGAACtcccagctggaggaggagaacctgCAAGTCCGACGCTCGGCCGAGAGCCTCCGGTCAGCGGGGGCCAAGGCGGCTCAGCTGGAAGCAGAGAACAGGGAGCTGGAGAGCGAGAGGAGCCAAATGAAGCGCAGCATGGAACTGCTCAAAGCCTCGTCCAAGAAGACGGAGAGATTAGAG GTGAGTTACCAGGGCCTAGATACGGAGAACCAGCGGCTGCAGAAGGCGTTAGAGAACAGCAGCAAGAAGATCCAGCAGCTGGAGGtagagctgcaggaggtggagaccGAGAATCAAACCCTCCAACGcaacctggaggagctgaagatcTCCAGCAAACgcctggagcagctggagcaggag AACAAGACTCTGGAACAGGAGAGCTCCCAGCTGGAGAAGGACAAGAAGAtgctggagaaggagaacaagCGGCTGAGGCAGCAGGCCGAGATCCGCGACTCCAAACTGGACGACGGCAACCAGCGCATCTCCAGCCTGGAGAAAGAGAATCGCACCATGGGCAAGGAGATGATCTTCTTCAGGGATTCCTGCACGAGGGTCAAGGACCTGGAGCGAGAGAACAAGGAGCTGGTCAAACATTGCACCATCGATAAGAGGATGCTTGTGGCACTCAGAGAG gagcTTGTGAGTGAGAAGCTGCGGACTCAGCAGATGAATAATGACCTGGAGAAACTGACCCATGAGCTGGAGAAGATCGGACTGAACAAGGAAAGGCTGCTGCACGACGAGAACTCCAGCGACAG gttcaggctcctggaAACCAAACTGGAGTCGTCACTGAAATCATCGTTGGAGATTAAAGAGGAGAAGATCGCCGCCCTGGAGGCCAGACTGCAGGAGTCGTCCAACCTCAACCAGCAACTTCGCCAGGAACTCAAGACG GTGAAGAAAAACTATGAAGCGCTGcgtcagagggaggaggaggagaggatggtgCAGAGCTCGCCCcctagaggaggagaggagccccAGTCGTTCAGCAAATGGGAGAAGGAGAGTCACGAAACCACCAGGGAGCTGCTGAAAGTCAAAGACAGACTCATCGAGGTGGAGAGGAAT aATGCCACGCTGCAGGCTGAGAAGGCGGCGCTTCGGAGTCAGCTCAAACAGCTGGAAACTCAAAGCTCCAACCTGCAGGCTCAGATAGTGGCGCTGCACAGACAGACCGCCTCCTTGCAGGAGAACAACACCACGCTGCAGACACAGAACGCCAAGCTGCAG GTGGAGAACTCCACCCTGAACTCGCGGAGCGGCGCCCTCATGGCCCAGAACGCCCAGCTGCAGACTCAGCAGAGCAGCGTGGAGGGCGAGCGCGAGGGAGCgctgagggagaaggaggagctgaggTCCACCTACGAGCTGCTCCTCCGCGACCACGAGAAGCTGGCGGCGCTGCACGAGAGGCAGGCGGTGGAGTACGAGGCCCTGATCGGGAAGCACGGGGGCCTGAAGACCTCCCACAAGAgcctggagcagcagcacagggaccTGGAGGACCG GtacaagcagctgctgcagaggaagggggagctggaggagctggagaagaccctgaaggagcagcaggagaagatgGCGCTGGAGAATCAAACGCACAAAGACACAGCTGATCAATGCAAACTCCTCAAAGAGGAACACGATAG actcAACAGCACCCATCGTCAGCTGGTGAGGGACAATGAGAACCTGCAGCTGGACCACAAGAACACAAAGACCCAGTTGAACAGCGCCAAGCTGGATCAGACCAAGCTGGAGGCCGAGTTCTCCAAACTGAAGGAGCAGTTCCAGCAGCTGgacatcacctccaccaagcTCACCAACCAGTGTGAA ttgttgaGCCAGCTGAAAGgaaacctggaggaggagaatcGTCACCTGTTGGATCAGATCCAGACTCTGATGCTGCAGAATCGCACCCTGCTGGAACAGACCATGGAGAGCAAAGACCTGTTCCACgtggagcaaagacaatacaT AGACAAGCTAAATGagctgaggagacagaaggagaagctggaggagaagatcATGGACCAGTACAAGTTCTACGACCCCTCACCTCCACGCAG GCGCGGCAACTGGATCACTCTGAAGATGAGGAAGCTCATAAAGCCGAAGAGCCGCGAGAGGATGCGCTCGCTCACGCTGACCCCGTCCCGTTCGGAGTACGGCGACGGCTTCCTGAGCTTCCCCCCGGACAGCCAGGACAGCTCGTCCATCGGCTCCGGCTCCAACTCGCTGGACGACACGCTCACgcagaagaggagcagca CTATAAGAAGGCTGCCTTTCATGAGGAACAGATCCAAGGACAAAGACAAGGCCAAGGCCATCTACCGGCGCTCCATGT CCATGAATGACCTGCTGCAGACCATGGCGGTGGCGGGCGGCCCCGGGGCCCAGTGGGCGGGCAGTATCGAGAATCTCGAGGGCGCTGAGGCCGGAGAGGGCGGCATGACGGGGAACAGCAGGCGCGGAGGGCAGCGCATGAAGGAGCTCGCCTTCTCCACCAACGCCATCGACTGTGCGGCCCTCACCCTGCCCAGTGCGGGGCGCAGCAGGGCCAAGCACCGgctgcaggtcaaag CAGGTAATGTCTCCTGCGAGGACGTTGCCTCCGACGACCCAAAGAGTCAAG CCACCGCCAGACCCTCCAGTCTCCATAGCAACAGGACCACCAGTAGTAATAGTAACAATAACTCCCACCTCACTTCTCCTCTAGAGGGCAAAG GCACGTTGAACGGCAGCCTCAGCCGCCCGCACAGCGAGAGCAGCGGCGAGTTCAGCCTGAGCTTAGACCAGGAGGTGTGGTcgagcagcggcagcagccccGTCCAGCAGCCCACCTCCTCGCGCTCCTCCCACCAGAGCCCCCTGCAGCTGCGCAGGTCACTCGACCCGGCCGGCGCCGCAGGGAGCCCCGGACAAACCCAGATCAGGAAGACGGGATCCCCGACCAACGAGGTGCTCTCCCTGCAACAGTTCCTGGACGAGGGCATTGATCCTGCAGAG TCTGGCAGTCAGGAGAACCTCACTGTGGACTCGCCTcgcctctccacctcctccgagCACGTGCAGAAGGAACGCACAACTACCACAAAGGGCCGCGGCATATTACGCTCCGCCAGCGGGAGAGCGGCTCCGGTCAGCTCCGAACGCCCGCCCAGATCCACGGGACAGCCGGGGCGCCCCACCCTGCGGAAGGCGGAGAGCACCCGCGTTAGAGGCTCCGTCCCAATGCGCTCCAGCCTCTCCTCGCAGGGCAAAGCCACGTCCGTCTCCGAGCGCCTGGACTCGACCTCCTCCACGCTGCCCCGTGCCAGCAGCGTCATTTCCACGGCCGAAGGCTCCACGCGCCGCACCAGCATCCACGACCTGCTCTTGAAGGACAACCGGCAGCCCGTGTCGGTCGACGTTTCTCCTCCCATCGCCTCCACCAAGGCTGGGGTACGCTCCAAGCCTACAGCCAGTGAGTACCCCCCCGACAGCTCCAACCTAAAGGGACCCCTCATCACCACCGCCCCCCTGCCCAAGTCCCTCAGCTTACCCTGCCATAGCTTGGAGGACCCCGACCTCTCCACCCTCGAGTCCTTCCTCGGCCCTTCCTTCACCGTAGAGTCCGTGTTCATGGACTCCATTTTTAGCGAGTCAGGGGGCAAaaacctccccttcctgtctctAAACCCCACCCTAGTCAGCAACATCAGCGGGCCGCCTGTTACAAATAAACCCCCACCTGCCGCACCCGTCCCAAACCACGACTCCACCCAAAACCAGACCCCTCCCTGCCAATCTAACGGCCAAACGAGATCCGACCCGGCCAGTCCGGAAGCCTGTAACGAGGGCGTCGACCCCAGTCAGGAGAATAATTCGGACCAGTCACTGAACCCAGAGGACAACCAGTCCCTGTGGTACGAGTAcgggtgtgtgtga